Proteins found in one Paenibacillus dendritiformis genomic segment:
- a CDS encoding sugar phosphate isomerase/epimerase family protein: protein MKWSVFTVAVPDLSVEQVIPAAAEAGLHGIEWRCAPRPAEATSQPPSFWGNNLCTIEPGTAPEVLEGLRGQMREHGLDSAAVMPYLKVGDVEAAEEVMRLAQALGAPMMRIGVHGYNRSRPYRELYDEQMEYVAKLVPLLKHYGIRGLIETHHMTIAPSASAAYRIASSFDPEHIGVLFDPGNMVFEGYENHRMGLEMLGPYLAHVHVKNADVAAVRDNNGPKLEWSPLERGFVRWQQVMEDLTAVGYDGYCGVEDFSGVHSSGDMLRGFVSLMKELADGAAARQEAGSARGSSR, encoded by the coding sequence ATGAAATGGTCTGTCTTTACCGTAGCTGTTCCCGATCTATCGGTGGAACAAGTCATTCCGGCAGCAGCGGAGGCCGGGCTGCACGGAATCGAATGGCGCTGCGCGCCAAGGCCGGCGGAGGCGACAAGCCAGCCGCCATCCTTCTGGGGCAATAATCTGTGCACCATCGAGCCCGGAACCGCTCCGGAAGTGCTTGAGGGCCTGCGCGGGCAGATGCGCGAGCATGGCCTCGACAGCGCCGCCGTCATGCCCTACTTGAAGGTCGGAGATGTGGAGGCGGCGGAAGAAGTGATGCGCCTTGCCCAGGCGCTGGGCGCACCGATGATGCGCATCGGCGTCCATGGCTATAACCGGAGCCGGCCTTACCGCGAGCTGTATGACGAGCAGATGGAATACGTTGCGAAGCTTGTGCCGCTGCTGAAGCACTATGGCATCCGGGGACTGATCGAGACGCATCATATGACGATCGCGCCAAGCGCAAGCGCGGCATACCGGATCGCGTCTTCCTTCGACCCGGAACATATCGGTGTGCTGTTCGACCCCGGCAATATGGTGTTCGAGGGGTATGAGAACCACCGCATGGGCCTGGAAATGCTGGGGCCGTACCTGGCGCATGTCCATGTCAAAAATGCGGATGTTGCGGCCGTTCGGGACAATAACGGCCCGAAGCTGGAATGGTCGCCGCTGGAGCGGGGATTCGTCCGCTGGCAGCAGGTGATGGAGGACTTGACCGCTGTCGGTTATGACGGCTATTGCGGGGTGGAAGATTTTAGCGGCGTCCATTCCTCAGGCGACATGCTGCGCGGCTTCGTCTCGCTAATGAAGGAGCTTGCGGATGGAGCCGCAGCCCGTCAGGAAGCCGGAAGCGCCAGGGGGAGTTCGCGATGA
- a CDS encoding mannonate dehydratase, whose protein sequence is MELTFRWYGADDPVRLEYIHQIPGMQGIVSAVYDVPVGEVWSRERIRGLKETVEAHGLRLAVIESVPVHEDIKLGLAGRDRYIDNYIATLRNLAAEGIRTVCYNVMPVFDWTRSQLDHVLADGSTTLIYEDDVIQQMDPADGTLRLPGWDTSYLDGEVGRLFERYRSIGEEQYWENIAYFVQRVMPEAAELGMRMAVHPDDPPWPIFGLPRILGREEQFARYLSLFDHPAHGMCFCTGSLGSDPANDLPHMIRQFGHAGRIHFVHARNVLVTGHRSFQETAHLSSAGSVDMTAVMRALADIGYTGPLRSDHGRMIWGEQGRPGYGLYDRALGAVYLNGIWEAVTKCSAAVREHHPAN, encoded by the coding sequence TTGGAATTAACGTTCCGCTGGTATGGCGCGGATGACCCGGTCCGGCTTGAATATATTCATCAGATTCCGGGGATGCAAGGCATCGTGTCGGCCGTCTATGATGTTCCGGTCGGTGAAGTATGGAGCCGGGAACGGATTCGCGGCCTGAAGGAGACGGTGGAGGCGCACGGCTTGCGGCTCGCCGTCATCGAGAGCGTTCCGGTCCATGAAGATATCAAGCTGGGGCTGGCCGGACGGGACCGGTATATCGACAATTACATTGCGACGCTTCGCAATCTGGCGGCGGAAGGTATCCGGACGGTCTGCTACAACGTCATGCCGGTGTTCGATTGGACCCGCTCGCAGCTTGATCATGTGCTGGCGGACGGTTCCACGACGCTTATCTATGAGGATGACGTCATTCAACAGATGGATCCGGCGGACGGAACGCTGCGCCTTCCCGGCTGGGACACGAGCTATCTTGACGGGGAAGTCGGCCGCCTGTTCGAACGCTACCGTTCCATCGGCGAGGAGCAGTATTGGGAGAACATCGCTTATTTCGTCCAGCGGGTCATGCCGGAGGCGGCGGAACTGGGGATGCGGATGGCGGTTCACCCGGATGATCCGCCGTGGCCGATATTCGGCTTGCCGCGAATCCTGGGCAGAGAAGAGCAGTTCGCCCGCTATTTATCGCTCTTCGATCATCCCGCCCACGGCATGTGCTTCTGCACCGGATCGCTGGGCTCTGATCCGGCGAATGATTTGCCGCATATGATCCGGCAATTCGGCCATGCGGGCCGCATTCATTTCGTTCATGCGCGCAACGTGCTGGTTACCGGACATCGCTCGTTCCAGGAGACGGCCCATCTGTCGTCCGCCGGTTCCGTCGACATGACCGCGGTTATGCGCGCGCTGGCGGACATCGGGTATACCGGCCCGCTGCGCTCGGATCACGGCCGCATGATCTGGGGCGAGCAGGGGCGCCCCGGGTATGGGTTGTATGACCGGGCGCTCGGCGCCGTCTACTTGAACGGCATTTGGGAAGCCGTGACGAAATGTTCGGCTGCGGTGCGGGAGCATCATCCCGCAAATTAA
- a CDS encoding NUDIX hydrolase, with product MSVHDDVNQAKKRPSLEEVTVDTTTIFEGKIIDLQVVTVTLPDGSKATREIVRHPGAVAVLAIKDERMLVVEQYRKPLERTQVEIPAGKLDAGERPEDAAKRELEEETGYRAASLIPLGAFSTSPGFADEIIYLYAADGLEEGTMKPDEDEFLEVSALTMDEAFEAMRQGRIGDAKTIQALYAWKIYEMTGSWPV from the coding sequence ATGAGCGTGCACGATGATGTCAATCAAGCCAAAAAACGCCCGTCGCTCGAAGAAGTGACGGTTGATACGACTACGATTTTCGAAGGGAAAATCATTGATCTGCAGGTCGTTACTGTTACTTTACCCGATGGGAGCAAAGCAACTCGGGAAATTGTCCGCCATCCGGGCGCGGTCGCAGTGCTGGCGATCAAGGACGAGCGGATGCTGGTCGTCGAGCAGTACCGCAAGCCGCTCGAGCGGACGCAGGTCGAGATTCCGGCAGGCAAGCTGGACGCGGGAGAACGGCCGGAGGATGCGGCCAAGCGGGAGCTGGAGGAGGAGACCGGCTACCGGGCAGCTTCCCTGATTCCGCTCGGGGCGTTCTCGACCTCTCCCGGCTTCGCGGACGAGATTATCTATCTGTATGCGGCGGATGGATTGGAAGAAGGCACGATGAAGCCGGACGAAGACGAGTTCCTCGAAGTAAGCGCTCTGACGATGGACGAAGCGTTCGAGGCGATGCGTCAAGGCCGAATCGGCGATGCGAAGACAATACAAGCGCTCTATGCTTGGAAAATATACGAGATGACGGGCTCATGGCCGGTATAA
- a CDS encoding endonuclease Q family protein: MAGITTPAEGSKFTGMRIFGDFHIHIGSTSRGVPCKMSASRDLTFEAIAKEASERKGLHLIGIIDAHAPGVQEDIAALLERGEMEELADGGIRYRNTTLLLGTELEIRAEGLGMAHVLCYLPSFDAMRHFSAWLSPYVTNMNLSSQRVYVSGQALQEQTAAHGGVFIPAHVFTPFKSIYGNCSDRMADILDMELIDGVELGLSADTEMAGLISELDRYTLLTNSDAHSLRKIAREYNQLTVAEPSFKEWALALQNRDGRCVNANYGLNPSLGKYHRSRCTDCGAVPETAQLPGACPACGSAKIVQGVLDRIHAISDRERSQVPAHRPPYIMQVPLEFIPGVGPRTLNKLLDRFGTEMAVLHQATAEELAETVGEKTAEYIVKARCGELVLASGGGGTYGKVLA; the protein is encoded by the coding sequence ATGGCCGGTATAACCACGCCCGCGGAAGGCTCCAAGTTCACCGGCATGCGCATATTCGGAGATTTCCATATCCATATCGGGAGCACGTCCCGCGGCGTACCTTGCAAGATGAGCGCAAGCCGGGATCTGACGTTCGAAGCGATTGCGAAGGAAGCGTCGGAGCGCAAAGGGCTGCACCTGATTGGGATTATCGATGCGCACGCGCCAGGCGTACAGGAGGATATCGCCGCCTTGCTTGAGCGGGGAGAGATGGAGGAACTGGCCGACGGCGGCATCCGGTACCGGAACACGACGCTGCTCCTTGGCACTGAGCTTGAAATCCGGGCGGAAGGGCTCGGGATGGCGCATGTGCTGTGCTATCTTCCCAGCTTCGATGCGATGCGTCATTTCTCCGCGTGGCTGTCGCCTTACGTGACTAATATGAATCTGTCTTCTCAGCGGGTATACGTATCGGGACAGGCGCTGCAGGAGCAGACGGCCGCGCACGGGGGCGTATTCATTCCGGCGCATGTATTCACGCCGTTCAAGAGCATCTACGGCAACTGCTCCGATCGCATGGCGGATATATTGGACATGGAGCTTATCGATGGGGTGGAACTGGGCCTTAGCGCCGACACCGAGATGGCCGGTCTCATCTCCGAATTGGATCGTTACACGCTGCTGACGAATTCGGATGCCCATTCACTTCGCAAAATTGCCCGGGAGTACAACCAATTGACGGTCGCCGAGCCCAGCTTCAAGGAGTGGGCGTTGGCGCTTCAGAACCGGGACGGCCGGTGCGTCAATGCCAATTACGGGCTGAATCCGAGCCTGGGCAAGTATCACCGCTCGCGCTGCACGGATTGCGGAGCCGTGCCCGAGACGGCGCAGCTTCCCGGGGCATGCCCCGCCTGCGGCAGTGCCAAAATCGTGCAGGGCGTGCTCGACCGCATTCACGCCATCTCGGATCGAGAGCGCAGCCAGGTTCCCGCTCATCGCCCGCCGTATATCATGCAGGTTCCGCTGGAGTTCATTCCGGGCGTCGGGCCCCGCACGCTGAACAAGCTGCTGGACCGGTTCGGCACCGAGATGGCGGTGCTGCATCAGGCGACCGCGGAGGAGCTGGCGGAGACAGTCGGGGAGAAGACGGCGGAATATATCGTCAAGGCGCGATGCGGAGAACTGGTCTTGGCGAGCGGCGGAGGAGGAACCTACGGCAAAGTCCTCGCTTAA
- a CDS encoding SDR family oxidoreductase, giving the protein MSQWFDLSGKTAVIAGGTSTLGRSMAEALAAHGAQVAIIGRKADAAAEVVAQLAEAGGDAQAFLGDMTDERDIERLHAEVMERYGMVDVLLYCPGVNSATPFFELEMEEWDHIMNVNVKGAIRMCQQFGQSMIGGGSGGSIILISSVSSDPPLSRVFTYSMSKAALNSMTKYLAREFAPHGVRVNAIIPGFFPAEQNRAILSPERVEAIMRHTPMGRFGTPEELQGTAVWLASERASGFVTGALIRVDGGFGAMTI; this is encoded by the coding sequence ATGTCGCAATGGTTTGATTTGAGCGGGAAGACCGCGGTTATTGCCGGAGGTACGAGCACGCTGGGCCGGTCCATGGCCGAGGCACTGGCTGCGCATGGGGCCCAGGTCGCTATCATCGGGCGCAAGGCGGATGCGGCCGCTGAAGTGGTGGCGCAGCTGGCCGAGGCGGGAGGAGACGCCCAGGCGTTCCTGGGCGATATGACGGACGAGCGCGATATCGAGCGCCTCCACGCCGAAGTGATGGAGCGCTACGGGATGGTCGATGTGCTGCTCTACTGTCCCGGAGTGAACAGCGCGACCCCGTTCTTCGAGCTGGAGATGGAAGAATGGGACCATATCATGAACGTTAATGTGAAGGGCGCCATCCGGATGTGCCAGCAATTCGGGCAATCGATGATCGGAGGCGGGAGCGGAGGTTCCATTATTCTCATCTCCTCCGTCTCCTCGGATCCGCCGTTATCCCGCGTGTTTACCTATTCCATGTCGAAGGCGGCCTTGAACAGCATGACCAAATATTTGGCTCGTGAATTCGCTCCTCACGGCGTCAGGGTCAACGCCATCATCCCCGGCTTCTTCCCGGCGGAGCAGAACCGGGCGATCCTGTCCCCGGAGCGGGTGGAAGCGATTATGAGGCATACGCCGATGGGGCGGTTCGGCACCCCCGAGGAGCTGCAAGGAACTGCCGTCTGGCTGGCGTCGGAGCGGGCTTCGGGCTTTGTGACCGGCGCATTGATCCGCGTCGATGGCGGCTTCGGCGCGATGACGATCTAG
- a CDS encoding Gfo/Idh/MocA family protein, with protein sequence MNRTDGMRYAPEGKPNPVCGPGEFVFAAMALEHGHIYGMCNGLMEAGATLKWVYDPDPSKVEAFQARYPGVRAARSEAEILEDPEVRLIAAAAVPADRCALGLRAMEHGKDYFTDKTPFTSFEQLEAACRSVADTKRKYMVYYSERLHSESAVYAGQLIQEGAIGRVLQVMGTGPHRLQAPQRPAWFFEKERYGGILCDIGSHQAEQFLYYAGCRDAQVLHSKVANYAHPEYPELEDFGDAMLLGDNGATNYFRVDWFTPDGLGTWGDGRTVILGTDGYIELRKYIDVARSNTPDHVYLVNHEGERHIPVSGKVGFPFFGELISDCLHRTERAMTQQHAFKAAELALAAQANAIVIPNPSVKGGEELGINVPLVWRG encoded by the coding sequence ATGAACCGCACTGACGGCATGCGCTACGCCCCGGAAGGCAAGCCGAACCCGGTATGCGGGCCGGGGGAATTCGTGTTCGCAGCGATGGCGCTGGAGCATGGGCATATTTACGGCATGTGCAACGGCTTGATGGAGGCGGGAGCGACCTTGAAATGGGTCTACGACCCCGATCCCTCCAAGGTAGAAGCGTTCCAGGCCCGTTATCCCGGGGTGCGGGCCGCCCGCTCGGAAGCGGAGATTTTGGAGGATCCCGAGGTGCGGCTTATCGCCGCGGCTGCCGTCCCGGCGGACCGGTGCGCACTCGGGCTCCGGGCAATGGAGCACGGCAAAGATTACTTTACGGATAAGACGCCGTTCACGTCGTTCGAGCAGTTGGAAGCGGCGTGCCGCTCCGTCGCTGACACGAAGCGGAAGTATATGGTCTACTACAGCGAACGGCTGCATTCGGAGAGCGCGGTGTATGCCGGGCAGCTGATTCAGGAAGGCGCTATCGGCAGAGTGCTGCAGGTGATGGGAACGGGACCGCACCGGCTGCAGGCGCCGCAGCGTCCGGCCTGGTTTTTCGAGAAGGAGCGTTACGGCGGGATATTATGCGATATCGGCAGTCACCAGGCCGAGCAATTTCTGTACTATGCGGGCTGCCGCGATGCGCAAGTGCTGCACAGCAAGGTGGCGAATTACGCGCATCCCGAATATCCGGAACTTGAGGACTTCGGGGACGCCATGCTGCTGGGGGACAACGGCGCCACCAATTATTTCCGGGTCGACTGGTTCACGCCGGACGGACTCGGCACATGGGGGGACGGCCGCACCGTCATCCTCGGCACGGACGGCTATATCGAGCTGCGCAAATATATCGATGTCGCCCGCTCCAACACGCCGGATCATGTCTATCTCGTCAACCATGAGGGAGAACGGCATATCCCGGTGTCCGGCAAGGTCGGATTCCCTTTCTTCGGAGAGCTGATTAGCGATTGCCTTCATCGGACGGAGCGGGCGATGACGCAGCAGCATGCGTTCAAGGCGGCCGAGCTGGCGCTGGCGGCGCAGGCGAATGCGATCGTCATTCCGAATCCATCGGTAAAAGGAGGCGAAGAGCTTGGAATTAACGTTCCGCTGGTATGGCGCGGATGA